One part of the Acetoanaerobium sticklandii genome encodes these proteins:
- a CDS encoding DUF362 domain-containing protein: MGKVQLTKIESYNNIDMIQTSINSMLDNSLLSKKLFDGAKVVIKTNLLMKKKPEQAVTTHPIIIECLANYFVKYNCEVIIADSPAGPFTKTSLEGIYEASGMVKAAQNSGATLNYNVSFSEVSPSDSMRLKTFNVIDVVKNADFVISAAKLKTHGMMTFTGAVKNLFGVIPGLIKAEYHFKLMNEENFAHHLIDIERYVKPDYSIIDGIEAMEGNGPSNGIKRYLGVLIGADNAYEADFIACDLVSIAFKLVPTLYLAESRNIFNKNEIVVEGIDYKALNIAPFKLPDSVDLTFLPQNTPAKLKEIIIKKLKAKPEFVHSKCISCGHCKRNCPANVISMVDNKPVVNLKDCISCFCCHEVCPADAVNIKKSLLLKLLK, from the coding sequence ATGGGTAAAGTACAACTTACTAAGATTGAGTCTTATAATAACATTGATATGATACAAACTAGCATAAATTCAATGCTAGATAATAGCCTATTATCAAAAAAACTGTTTGATGGAGCGAAGGTAGTGATAAAAACTAATTTGCTCATGAAGAAAAAACCTGAGCAGGCAGTCACTACTCATCCTATAATCATTGAATGTCTAGCAAACTATTTTGTTAAATACAATTGTGAAGTAATTATAGCTGATTCACCTGCGGGACCATTTACGAAAACATCTCTAGAAGGGATTTATGAAGCTTCAGGAATGGTAAAAGCAGCTCAAAATAGTGGTGCAACTTTAAATTATAACGTAAGCTTTTCAGAAGTGAGTCCTAGTGATTCAATGAGATTAAAAACCTTTAACGTTATTGATGTAGTAAAAAATGCAGACTTTGTAATTTCTGCTGCTAAACTAAAAACTCATGGGATGATGACATTCACAGGAGCTGTAAAAAATCTTTTTGGAGTCATACCAGGACTAATTAAGGCTGAGTATCATTTTAAGCTTATGAATGAAGAGAACTTTGCTCATCACCTTATCGATATTGAAAGATATGTAAAGCCAGACTATTCGATTATTGACGGTATAGAGGCTATGGAGGGAAATGGACCATCTAATGGCATAAAAAGATATCTTGGAGTACTTATTGGTGCAGATAATGCCTATGAAGCAGATTTTATAGCTTGTGATTTAGTATCTATTGCATTCAAGCTAGTTCCTACACTTTATCTTGCAGAATCTAGAAACATTTTTAATAAAAATGAAATAGTAGTAGAGGGGATTGATTATAAAGCTTTAAATATTGCGCCATTTAAATTGCCAGATTCTGTAGACTTAACATTTCTTCCCCAAAATACACCTGCAAAGCTAAAAGAAATTATAATAAAGAAATTAAAAGCCAAACCAGAATTTGTACATAGTAAATGTATATCCTGTGGACATTGTAAAAGAAATTGCCCAGCAAATGTTATATCTATGGTAGACAATAAACCAGTTGTAAATCTAAAGGATTGTATAAGTTGTTTTTGTTGTCATGAAGTATGCCCAGCTGATGCTGTTAATATAAAAAAATCATTACTGCTAAAGCTACTTAAATGA
- a CDS encoding Crp/Fnr family transcriptional regulator: MYKDIFDHKSQKELDNCFLEALRDCGMTCEIKKGEIINPDSSNYIFLVLEGEVNQLMYSKDGNEIIFFRITKGSIFGEEDFFDEKRTSVIYKALQNSTIKMISKNEIDIILESNPKLYRCFLQSMVIKNRMIMMEISNYKFNDSEGKLADFLIRLYYTEDINMDMKKHISIVLTHEEIANRIGLNRATVTKIMNKFKEKAYITISGKEIIINDIDALKSLTNIPI, translated from the coding sequence ATGTATAAAGATATATTTGACCATAAATCACAAAAAGAATTAGATAATTGTTTTTTAGAAGCACTAAGAGACTGTGGAATGACGTGCGAGATCAAAAAAGGTGAAATTATAAATCCAGATAGCTCAAACTATATCTTTCTAGTTTTAGAAGGAGAAGTTAATCAATTAATGTATTCTAAAGACGGAAATGAAATAATTTTTTTTAGAATCACAAAAGGTAGTATATTTGGAGAAGAGGATTTCTTTGATGAAAAAAGGACGTCAGTTATTTATAAAGCTCTTCAAAACTCCACAATAAAAATGATAAGTAAAAATGAAATTGATATTATACTTGAGTCAAATCCAAAGCTGTATAGGTGCTTTCTTCAGAGCATGGTAATAAAAAATAGGATGATTATGATGGAAATAAGTAATTATAAGTTTAATGATTCTGAAGGTAAGCTAGCTGATTTTTTAATCAGGCTTTATTATACTGAAGATATAAACATGGATATGAAAAAACATATAAGTATAGTGCTAACTCATGAAGAAATTGCAAACAGAATAGGATTAAATAGAGCAACAGTGACAAAAATAATGAATAAATTTAAGGAAAAAGCCTATATAACTATTAGTGGGAAAGAAATAATAATCAATGATATAGATGCACTTAAATCGCTTACAAATATTCCAATATAA
- a CDS encoding YfcC family protein: MSSTGTKKKLSFPTAYTVLFIVLILAAALTHVVPAGKYSTLLFDESVQAFVVTTPDGETQELEATQSTLDQLGVQVDVEKFTDGSIYKPVAIPNTYQELESNPQGIMELIKAPIEGVYETIDIMIFVLIIGGIIGILNNSGAFDAGFASLSRLTKGKEYLLIIIVTFLIALGGTTFGLAEETIALYPILVPVFMVAGYDAIVCIAALYMGSSIGTMFSTVNPFSSVIASNAAGISFMNGIAFRGAGLVIATIITIAYIIKYAEKVKKDPSKSLIFSQKADLEKRFLHENKEVPEFTVKRKLMLSIFALSFAVMIWGVSTQGWWFLEMTALFFVVGIIICFLSGLGEKRAVSEFVTGASELVGVGLTIGVARAVNIIMDNGLISDSILNGATNVVGGMNGGIFALIMLVVFLVLGFFIPSSSGLAVLSMPIMAPLADTVGIPREVIVSAYQYGQGLMAFITPTGLILVTLSMVDVTYDKWLKFIMPLMGIIAVFAAIMLYLQAFI; this comes from the coding sequence ATGTCAAGTACTGGAACAAAGAAGAAGCTTAGTTTCCCTACTGCCTACACGGTATTATTTATTGTATTAATTTTAGCTGCAGCACTTACTCACGTTGTGCCAGCAGGAAAGTATTCAACACTATTATTTGATGAGTCAGTTCAAGCATTTGTAGTTACTACACCAGATGGAGAAACACAGGAGCTTGAAGCTACTCAAAGCACATTAGATCAGCTTGGAGTTCAAGTTGATGTAGAAAAATTCACAGATGGAAGTATTTATAAGCCAGTTGCTATTCCTAACACTTATCAGGAATTAGAGAGCAATCCTCAAGGGATTATGGAGCTTATAAAGGCACCTATTGAAGGTGTTTATGAAACAATAGACATTATGATTTTCGTACTTATCATCGGAGGAATCATTGGAATTTTAAATAACAGCGGGGCTTTCGATGCTGGATTTGCTAGTCTTTCTAGATTAACAAAGGGAAAAGAATATCTACTTATTATTATAGTTACTTTCTTGATAGCACTTGGAGGTACTACATTTGGACTTGCTGAGGAAACGATTGCCTTATATCCAATACTAGTTCCTGTATTTATGGTGGCAGGATACGATGCAATAGTATGTATAGCTGCTTTATATATGGGTTCTTCTATAGGTACAATGTTCTCTACTGTAAATCCATTTTCATCAGTTATAGCTTCAAATGCTGCTGGTATTTCATTTATGAATGGTATAGCATTTAGAGGAGCAGGACTTGTTATAGCTACTATTATCACAATAGCATATATTATTAAATATGCTGAAAAAGTGAAGAAAGACCCTTCAAAATCTCTTATTTTTTCTCAGAAAGCTGACCTAGAGAAGAGATTTTTGCATGAAAATAAAGAAGTGCCAGAATTTACAGTAAAACGTAAGCTAATGCTTTCAATATTTGCACTTTCATTTGCAGTTATGATTTGGGGAGTATCAACTCAAGGCTGGTGGTTCCTAGAAATGACAGCACTATTCTTTGTTGTTGGTATCATCATTTGCTTCCTTTCAGGACTTGGAGAAAAGAGAGCTGTATCAGAGTTTGTTACTGGTGCATCTGAGCTTGTAGGAGTTGGACTTACAATAGGAGTTGCAAGAGCTGTTAATATAATTATGGACAACGGACTAATTTCTGACTCAATACTAAATGGAGCAACAAATGTCGTTGGCGGTATGAATGGTGGAATATTTGCACTTATAATGCTTGTAGTATTCTTAGTGCTTGGATTCTTCATACCTTCATCTTCAGGACTAGCAGTACTTTCTATGCCAATAATGGCTCCTCTTGCTGATACAGTAGGTATACCAAGAGAAGTAATCGTAAGTGCTTACCAATATGGTCAAGGTCTAATGGCATTTATTACACCAACAGGATTAATTCTAGTAACTCTATCTATGGTTGACGTAACATATGACAAATGGCTTAAGTTCATTATGCCATTGATGGGTATTATTGCTGTATTTGCAGCTATTATGCTATATCTTCAGGCATTTATCTAG
- a CDS encoding methyl-accepting chemotaxis protein, which translates to MVSNQELVKDNKKLFSMKAKLIAIIIPLVIITIASLVFTMYFNTKKIIVGYANALVQSATASNSHEVETWSETILSSLNQLKNTLDNVEMTEDELMSYLASNMNYNDSYPNGVYIGHDSQAFYDPSGFVPAADYIVKERDWFIDGVNNESFKFGAAYLDVDTGNYVVTASAKLNPIDSSTRVAGADVLLDNISEMISTKKILNTGKTFLIDKQDLTILAIDDEKVLNTKFDSNNENILISEIAKNIDLNKEEIYEVKTSEGYYSVALDSIDNTPWQIVSYVSQDEILGGLNNLRQLLLTIFVIAMIILIVLIERVVHHIIKPVKTLNETIEKITQGDFTVEIDVKGNDEIASVGKSMKTFIATMRDMISQVKDMSMRLENQSINSKNIASELYDSAQTQSTSMSELNLTVEELARAVGEVAENASSLSEFVSDTGKKGELAKEKMLDTVSISEKGKLDMIEVNTAIKSVESSIEELEGTVKLVGESTFKINDIVNLIGEIANQTNLLALNAAIEAARAGEAGKGFAVVADEIRKLAETSENSVRGIADLTSNIKSLVDDTVENTQKSSENIKQSSNLVETASETFDKIYNQVNQSNILVNEMIEKIKEVDDVAASVAAITEQQSAASEEILATAENLSSHAQSVTQNSEIVGNDADELHITTENLNNKMKIFKI; encoded by the coding sequence ATGGTTTCAAATCAAGAATTAGTAAAAGACAACAAAAAGCTTTTTAGTATGAAAGCAAAGCTAATAGCTATTATAATTCCACTAGTAATTATAACTATAGCATCTTTAGTATTCACAATGTATTTCAATACAAAGAAAATAATAGTTGGATATGCGAATGCTTTAGTACAATCTGCTACTGCTTCAAATTCGCATGAAGTAGAAACCTGGTCAGAAACTATATTATCGTCACTTAATCAACTAAAAAATACTTTAGATAATGTAGAGATGACAGAAGATGAGCTTATGAGCTATCTAGCAAGCAATATGAATTATAATGATAGCTATCCAAATGGAGTGTATATAGGTCATGATTCTCAGGCTTTTTATGATCCATCTGGATTTGTTCCAGCAGCAGATTATATTGTTAAGGAAAGAGATTGGTTTATAGATGGAGTTAATAATGAAAGCTTTAAATTTGGGGCAGCTTATTTAGATGTTGACACAGGAAATTATGTGGTGACGGCTTCAGCTAAATTGAATCCTATAGACAGTAGTACTAGGGTGGCAGGAGCTGATGTTTTACTAGATAATATTTCTGAAATGATAAGTACAAAGAAAATTTTAAATACAGGCAAGACCTTTTTAATAGATAAGCAAGATTTAACAATACTAGCTATAGATGATGAAAAGGTGTTAAACACTAAGTTCGATTCAAATAATGAAAATATTTTAATATCAGAAATAGCTAAAAATATAGATTTAAATAAGGAAGAAATATATGAAGTTAAGACATCTGAAGGTTATTATTCTGTTGCGCTAGACTCTATAGATAATACACCTTGGCAAATTGTATCATACGTATCTCAGGATGAAATTCTAGGAGGCTTAAATAATTTAAGGCAGCTCCTACTAACTATATTTGTAATTGCGATGATTATACTTATAGTTTTGATAGAAAGAGTAGTTCATCATATAATTAAGCCAGTAAAAACCTTAAATGAGACCATTGAAAAAATTACTCAAGGAGATTTTACAGTAGAAATCGATGTAAAAGGAAATGATGAGATTGCAAGTGTAGGAAAAAGTATGAAAACTTTTATTGCTACTATGAGAGATATGATATCACAGGTCAAAGATATGTCTATGAGGCTTGAAAATCAATCTATTAATAGTAAAAATATAGCATCTGAACTATATGATTCAGCTCAGACTCAGTCAACTTCTATGTCAGAACTAAATTTAACTGTTGAGGAATTAGCAAGAGCTGTAGGTGAGGTTGCTGAAAATGCTTCATCACTATCTGAGTTTGTTTCTGATACAGGTAAAAAAGGTGAATTGGCTAAGGAAAAAATGTTAGATACAGTAAGTATTTCTGAAAAGGGAAAACTTGATATGATTGAAGTAAATACTGCAATAAAGAGTGTAGAATCTTCGATTGAAGAATTAGAAGGTACAGTTAAGCTAGTTGGTGAATCTACCTTTAAAATAAACGATATTGTTAACTTAATAGGAGAAATTGCAAATCAAACGAATCTTTTAGCCCTTAATGCCGCAATTGAAGCTGCAAGAGCTGGAGAAGCAGGCAAGGGATTTGCTGTAGTAGCAGATGAAATTAGAAAATTAGCTGAAACAAGTGAAAATTCGGTTAGAGGAATTGCGGATTTAACCAGTAATATAAAGAGCTTGGTGGACGATACTGTTGAGAATACTCAAAAAAGCTCTGAAAATATCAAGCAGAGTTCAAATTTAGTAGAGACAGCAAGTGAAACTTTTGATAAAATATATAATCAAGTAAATCAAAGTAATATCCTTGTAAATGAAATGATTGAGAAAATAAAAGAGGTTGATGATGTTGCAGCTTCTGTTGCAGCAATTACTGAGCAACAATCTGCAGCTTCTGAAGAGATATTAGCAACAGCTGAAAATCTTTCATCTCATGCCCAAAGTGTAACACAAAACAGTGAAATTGTTGGAAATGATGCTGATGAACTACATATAACTACAGAAAACTTAAATAATAAAATGAAAATCTTTAAAATTTAA